The sequence GCTCTTCTGTTCATCCGTCTCGCCTGGCGCCGGGGAGGAGAACTTGGTCTGGAAGAACGAACCATGCGTCAGGCCATGACGAACAGCGCGGTTTTTTCCATCATTCCCTCGCTGCCCATCGTCATTATGCTCATGGTGCTGACCCAGACCTTTGGACGCTATTTCCCCTGGCTCCGTCTGTCCGTCATTGGCTCGGCGGCCTATGAAAACATGGCCGCCGACATTACCGCTAAATCCTACGGGCTGACCGGGCTCAAGGATCCTGCCTTTTCTCCGGAAATCTATGTGGCGGCTTTCTGGGTCATGAGCGTCGGCATCATCTGGGGAATCGTGTTCAATATTTTTTTCCTGGGAACGCTGGACAAAAAAGCCAAAAACCTTCAGGAAAAAGGCGGAGGGTTTATACAATACGCCAGTACGGCCCTCTTTATGGGTATGCTGGCCGTTATGTCCGCCCCTTATATCACCAACACCAGGAACAAAACGGGAATCTTGAGTTTTTGCGCGGCAGCGGCGGCCGCGCTCATCATGGAAAAAATAGCGCGTAAAAGGGACATCAGAGTTCTTCGGGAATTTTCTTTCCCCATCAGCCTTCTTATCGGCATGTCCGCCGCTGTTTTGACGACTCCCCTGTTCCGTTAGCCATTTCAAAAAATTTGGAGGTGTTTATATTGGATCAGGATCGTTCTTTCGATCTCGCGGTCAACAGGCTGGGAAAAATCTCCAGTATCGCAGCGCTTCTTTTCATGGCGGCGGCTCCCCTGTATATCACCTGGGCCGTGGGAATCTCTCCGGATACAGGGAAGATATTCACCGCCATATTTAACGTGGCTGTGGTCTTCATTCCCGTCTGCTGTATCGAAAATATCTCATATTATCCTGTTCTCGGGGCAGGCGGTCTCTATCTCAGCTGCATAACCGGAAATATCCTGAACATGAAGCTGCCGGCTTCCGTTTCGGGAATGAACATCGCCGGGGTCAACCCGGGCAGCAAGGAAGGAGAAGTCATCTCCATCCTCTGCATAGCGATTTCTTCCATTACGACGGCGGTCATCCTCTTCATCGGTATGCTGGGAATTGGCTTTTTGGCCCCCTGGCTTGAATCTCCCGTCCTGAAACCCGGGTTCGACAACGTCATGCCCGCTCTGATGGGAGCTCTGTCCGTTCCTTTTTTCTTCAGAGACAGGAAGCTGAGCGCCGCTCCACTGATCATCGCCGTCGCGATGTGCTTCATTCTGGGCCCTGTCGGCGTTCAGCGCAGTCAGAGTTTCATCATGCCGCTGGTTATGGTGATCAGCGTTTTTGTTGCCTGGATTTTATATAAAAAGAGGAGCCTTGAAAGATGACAGCGCTCAAAGATAAAATTTCCATGCTGGTGGAGAACAAACGGGATACTTTTATTGCGCTCAGCGACAAAATTTGGGATTGCGCGGAAATTCGTTTTGACCTCCCCCACTCCGCCGACGCTTTCTGCAAAGTTCTGGAAAGCGAAGGATTTCAGGTCGAACGCGGACTTGCGGGAATGTCCCACGCCTTTATCGCCGCCTGGTCCAACGGCCCGGGGCCCTGTATCGGATACCTGGGCGAGTACGATGCACTGGCCGGACTCAGCCAGATGGAGAACTCCGCCACTCGAACCCCGAAAGACGAAGGCCGACCGGGACACGGCTGTGGTCATCAGGCGCTGGGTGCCGGAGCTCTGGCCGCTGCCGTAACCCTGAAGGATTATATGCGGGAAAACGGTCTGAAGGGAACGGTGCGTTATTACGGCTGTCCCGGAGAAGAGAGCGGTTCGGGCAAGGCCTACATGGCCCGGGCCGGACTGTTCAGCGATTTGGACGCGGCTCTCACCTGGCATCCCTACGCCGTCTGCCGGCCTCTCTCCATGAGCAGCCTGGCAAATTATCAGATTTATTTTCATTTTAAGGGAATCGCCGCTCATGCAGCCGCCGCCCCTCACCTGGGGCGCAGCGCGCTGGACGCCGTGGAGCTCATGAACGTCGGCATCAACTATCTTCGAGAACACGTCATTCAGGAGGCTCGAATTCACTACGCCACGATCGACGCCGGAGGGGACGCCCCGAATGTGGTGCAGCCCCGCGCCACCTCCCTCTATTTTATCCGGGCGCCCAAAACCACTCAGGTCCGGGAAATTTTCGCCCGAGTGAAGGACGTTGCAAAAGGAGCCGCTTTGATGACGGGGACGGAGCTGACCATCGAATGGGACAGCGCCTGCGCGGAGCTCATCCCCAACGAAACGCTGGCTCGACTGGCCCATGAAAAAATGATGGAGCTTGGACCTTATCCTGTAACTCCCGAAGAAGAGGCCTATGCAAAACGTTTTGTGGAAACATTGAGCGATCAGGACCGAGAGCGGGCCTTCAGCAGTCTTATTCAGACCTATGGCCCTTCGTTCACGGAGGAGGCCAGGAGAATTTCCGCCAAAGCGGTGGCTAACGATATTCTGCCGTTTCATGCCACGGAAGCGGCTCTTCCCGGCTCCACAGACGTGGGAGACGTGAGTTTCAACGTGCCCACGGGGCAGATTGGCGTCGCCTGTTTCCCCAACGGAACCGTGGAACATTCCTGGCAGTGGGTGGCCACAGGAAAATCCGGAATTTGTCATAAGGGAATGCTTTTGGCAGGGAAAACTCTGGCTCTGACCGGCGCGGAACTGCTGCAAAACCCCGACCTGATCGAAAAGGCGAAAGAAGAGTTTCGCGTCCGCACTGCCGACAACAAATATCACTGCGCCATCCCTCCCGAGGTGACCCCTCACTGACGGTTAATCGCGCAAATAATTGAATATCGTCGTTTTTCCAGACCTCCCGAAGACAGCGGGGGGTTTTTTGTATCCATAGACTATAATAATATCAATTCAAAAAGGTATATTTAAAGTTTGGAGTGTAGGGCATGAGTGAGAACACCGGCAAAAAACAGACGCTGTTTCTCGGTTGTGTGGCCGACGATTTTACAGGAGCCAGCGACGCCGCATCTTTTTTGGTGAATGAAGGTCTGCCCGTCCTGCTGTACAATGGAATTCCCAAAAACGCGGAGGGACTGGAAAACTGCGCCGCAGCGGTTATCGCGCTCAAAAGCCGCAGCGCCCCGGTCAGCGAGGCGGTGAAAGACAGCCGCGAGGCCTTTCGTTTTCTTGTGGAGAATGGCGCAAAGCAGCTTTACAGTAAATATTGTTCCACTTTCGACTCCACATCCACAGGCAACATCGGCCCCGTCACGGATGCCATGCTGGATGAGCTGAATCTGCCTTATACCCTGCTGTGTCCCTCCCTGCCGGTGAATAAAAGGCAGGTGAGAGACGGACATCTTTATGTGGAGGGTGTGCCTCTGAACGAAAGTCCCATGAAAAATCACCCCCTCAACCCCATGTGGGACAGCTTCATCCCCACACTGATGAAAGATCAGGGAAAATATCCCTCTCTGGTTCTGAACGCCGGGATGCTCAATGACCCTGCGGGAGCGGCCCTCAGAGAAGTGAAACTTTTCGGTGAGAGACACCCCCGCTTTTACGTGGTGCCAGATTATGAAAATGACGAACAGGGACGAAGAATCGTAGAAATTTTCGGTTCTCTCCGTTTCCTGACGGGAGGTTCCGGTCTTCTGGGCCCTCTGGCGAACCGCTGCAGGAGGGAGTACGGCGCTCCGCGAGAGTTTTCCGTGGAGAGCAAAACCTCGGGGCCGGGGATTCTTCTTTCAGGGAGCTGCTCCAAAGCCACGCGGGAACAAATTCAAACGTATCGGAAAGCGGGAGGCCCCGCCCTTGCCGTGAGTCCCGACCGTTTGCTGGACGGGACTCAGACGGTGGACGAGATCTGGAGTTTCGCCCAGGAGCATGACAATCCCCTGATCTACAGCGCGGGGGCCGAGCCCGATGGAAAACGGGAGCCGGAGGCGGACTCGGAAAAAGCTTCCCGAATTTTGGAAAAAACCATGTCCCAAATCGGCCGACGCGCTTTCGAAAGGGGTTACACCCGTATCGTAGTTGCGGGTGGAGAAACCTCCGGAGCGGTTATGCTCGCTTTGGGGTTTGACGCTTTCCTGATCGGTCAAAGCATCGCGCCGGGGGTTCCTGTCATGGTTCCCGTTCAGCGCCGGGACGTTCGTCTGGCTCTGAAATCGGGCAATTTCGGCCAGCCGGATTTCTTTGCCCGGGCGCTGGAAATGACGGGCCGATAAAAAACCCTCTTTAGGCCTTTTACTTTAAATTGGTATAAAAATAGAAAAAAGGCGAGGAATGAGACGATGAGCAATACTCTCGAACTGCTGGAAAAAATCGAACTGGCGATCTGGATCGGAAAGAGCCTGTTTGAACGAGGAAAGACCGCCGGGGCTTCCGCGAACATGAGTTTTCTCCATGACGACCGGATATACATCACCGGAACCGGCACCTGTTTCGGCACGCTGACGCGAGATTCCTTTGCGGCGGTGGACCGGTCGGGGAACCTGCTGGAAGGGCTGCCTCCCAGCAAGGAAATGCCCCTCCATCTCGCGCTCTACAATAAAAAACCCAAAACAGGCGCAGTCATCCACACCCACAGCTTTCACTCGGTTCTCTGGTCCTGTCTGGCTCACGACAATCCGACGGACGTGATCCCCTCCTGGACGCCTTATCTGAAAAATCGTCTGGGAACTGTTGGGATCATCCCCTATGCGCCGCCGGGTTCTCAGGAGCTCTTCCGGCTCTTTGGCGAGCGGGTCGAAAAAAGCGACGGTTATTTGTTGGCCAATCACGGCCCGGTAGTCGGGGACAAAAATCTGATGTCCGCCTTCCACAGTCTTGAAGAGCTGGAGGAAAGCGCCCGTGTCGCCTGGGCTCTGAAAGACGAAAAAACAGCCGTTCTCATTCGAGAGTGATCATCAATATTAG comes from Synergistaceae bacterium and encodes:
- a CDS encoding DUF5058 family protein translates to MSESMSEILNGNILFLVCGVIIIYVTIQALLFIRLAWRRGGELGLEERTMRQAMTNSAVFSIIPSLPIVIMLMVLTQTFGRYFPWLRLSVIGSAAYENMAADITAKSYGLTGLKDPAFSPEIYVAAFWVMSVGIIWGIVFNIFFLGTLDKKAKNLQEKGGGFIQYASTALFMGMLAVMSAPYITNTRNKTGILSFCAAAAAALIMEKIARKRDIRVLREFSFPISLLIGMSAAVLTTPLFR
- a CDS encoding amidohydrolase produces the protein MTALKDKISMLVENKRDTFIALSDKIWDCAEIRFDLPHSADAFCKVLESEGFQVERGLAGMSHAFIAAWSNGPGPCIGYLGEYDALAGLSQMENSATRTPKDEGRPGHGCGHQALGAGALAAAVTLKDYMRENGLKGTVRYYGCPGEESGSGKAYMARAGLFSDLDAALTWHPYAVCRPLSMSSLANYQIYFHFKGIAAHAAAAPHLGRSALDAVELMNVGINYLREHVIQEARIHYATIDAGGDAPNVVQPRATSLYFIRAPKTTQVREIFARVKDVAKGAALMTGTELTIEWDSACAELIPNETLARLAHEKMMELGPYPVTPEEEAYAKRFVETLSDQDRERAFSSLIQTYGPSFTEEARRISAKAVANDILPFHATEAALPGSTDVGDVSFNVPTGQIGVACFPNGTVEHSWQWVATGKSGICHKGMLLAGKTLALTGAELLQNPDLIEKAKEEFRVRTADNKYHCAIPPEVTPH
- a CDS encoding four-carbon acid sugar kinase family protein — encoded protein: MSENTGKKQTLFLGCVADDFTGASDAASFLVNEGLPVLLYNGIPKNAEGLENCAAAVIALKSRSAPVSEAVKDSREAFRFLVENGAKQLYSKYCSTFDSTSTGNIGPVTDAMLDELNLPYTLLCPSLPVNKRQVRDGHLYVEGVPLNESPMKNHPLNPMWDSFIPTLMKDQGKYPSLVLNAGMLNDPAGAALREVKLFGERHPRFYVVPDYENDEQGRRIVEIFGSLRFLTGGSGLLGPLANRCRREYGAPREFSVESKTSGPGILLSGSCSKATREQIQTYRKAGGPALAVSPDRLLDGTQTVDEIWSFAQEHDNPLIYSAGAEPDGKREPEADSEKASRILEKTMSQIGRRAFERGYTRIVVAGGETSGAVMLALGFDAFLIGQSIAPGVPVMVPVQRRDVRLALKSGNFGQPDFFARALEMTGR
- a CDS encoding class II aldolase/adducin family protein codes for the protein MSNTLELLEKIELAIWIGKSLFERGKTAGASANMSFLHDDRIYITGTGTCFGTLTRDSFAAVDRSGNLLEGLPPSKEMPLHLALYNKKPKTGAVIHTHSFHSVLWSCLAHDNPTDVIPSWTPYLKNRLGTVGIIPYAPPGSQELFRLFGERVEKSDGYLLANHGPVVGDKNLMSAFHSLEELEESARVAWALKDEKTAVLIRE